In Elaeis guineensis isolate ETL-2024a chromosome 1, EG11, whole genome shotgun sequence, a genomic segment contains:
- the LOC109505240 gene encoding uncharacterized protein translates to MEKEENDGSVTITITTTTTNSVHPPHVPPSKKRSGLSLFRAALFTVRRNHQPDKKAHVNANAPDYPAETHSIWRSFLCGMRPLHLQQLEDCPSLLPHPQLVERELFHDTPLPPPSPGCSDDGMSRYASAEDLQALDKSKDGDDDEEDATSESRNSHSIDMRADEFIARFYEQMRLQRLDSCSDQDD, encoded by the coding sequence ATGGAGAAAGAAGAGAATGATGGCAGCGTGACTATTaccatcaccaccaccaccaccaattCCGTCCATCCTCCTCATGTACCACCATCCAAGAAGCGCAGCGGCTTGAGCCTCTTCCGAGCCGCTCTCTTCACGGTCCGCCGCAACCACCAACCGGACAAGAAGGCTCACGTCAATGCCAATGCTCCTGATTATCCAGCGGAAACTCACAGCATCTGGAGGAGCTTCCTTTGTGGCATGCGCCCCCTCCACCTCCAACAGCTCGAAGACTGCCCATCTTTGTTGCCACATCCGCAGCTGGTCGAGCGTGAATTGTTCCATGACACACCTCTTCCACCACCATCACCGGGCTGCTCAGATGATGGTATGAGCCGCTATGCCTCCGCAGAGGACCTCCAAGCACTTGACAAGAGCAAGGACGGTGACGACGACGAGGAGGATGCCACCAGTGAAAGCAGGAACTCGCATTCGATTGACATGAGAGCCGATGAGTTCATTGCAAGGTTCTATGAGCAGATGAGACTCCAACGCTTGGACTCCTGCAGTGATCAAGATGATTAG